Proteins encoded by one window of Cyclobacteriaceae bacterium:
- a CDS encoding MBG domain-containing protein, with protein MRNSIIHIVFRFGISSLFLGLAIATAFATETGPGSKNSFAQDIQVSIGGSPVSSGYTEDFGSINLLSASSAITITIENIGSPEDLTVNTISLGGAHTADFNLTTSGLPVTLGPAATATFTISFSPLLSGVRTATIQIVSDDPDTNPFVINLEGTGVKLDQTITFNPLSSVTFGDGSFALSATASSGLPISYSSSDPSVATISGNTVTIVGAGTTTITASQVGNDTYNAAPVVNQNLLVNKATPVITWNAPSAITYGTALSATQLNAAASVAGTFTYTPASGVVLNAGVQVLSVDFVPTDAANYNSVAGTTVNLTVNKATPTVTWATPAAITYGTALSATQLNATASVAGTLTYTPAAGAVLNAGAQVLSVDFVPTDAANYNAVAGTTVNLTVNKATPTVTWATPAAITYGTALSATQLNATASVAGTFTYTPAAGAVLNAGAQVLSVDFVPTDAANYNAVAGTTVNLTVNKATPTVTWATPAAITYGTALSATQLNATASVAGTFTYTPAAGAVLNAGAQVLSVDFVPTDAANYNAVAGTTVNLTVNKATPTVTWATPAAITYGTALSATQLNATSSVAGTFTYTPAAGAVLNAGVQVLSVDFVPTNAANYNAVSGTTVNLTVNKATPTVTWATPAAITYGTALSATQLNATSSVAGTFTYTPAAGAVLNAGVQVLSVDFVPTDAANYNSVAGTTVNLTVNKATPTVTWATPAAITYGTPLSATQLNATASVPGTFTYTPAAGAVLNAGAQVLSVDFVPTDVANYNAVAGTTVNLTVNKATPTVTWATPASITYGTALSATQLNATASVAGTFTYTPASGTVLNAGNQTLSVNFTPTDAANYNIVNNTTVVLEVTKATLTATANNQSRTYGAANPAFTISYTGFVNGDNAGVLNTAPTAGSTATNASPVGAYPITVTGGVDDNYNFTYVNGTLTINKATLTATADNRSKAYGAAIPALTITYTGFVNSENAAVLDTPPTATTTATTTSNVGSYPITVSGGVDDNYAFNYVSGTLTINKAILSAIAENKTRTYGAANPVFTIAYTGFVNGETPAVLNTAPVASSTVTATTPVGSYSISLTGGSDDNYDIVNTAGTITITKATLTVTAQNASRVYGAANPVFTFNYSGFVNGETAAVLTSVPTASTTATQTSNVGTYPITVSGGTATNYDFSYNAGTLTINKATVTATAANASRVYQTANPVFVINYTGFANGEDFTVLNTLPVASTTATLSSSVGTYPITVSGGDDNNYTFNYVSGTLTITKATPTVTWNTPAPIVYGTPLSATQLNATASVSGTFAYTPSAGTILNTGSNQVLSVNFTPTDITNYNVVNGTTVVLEVTKATLTATANNQSRTYGATNPAFTISYSGFVNGDTPAVLDTAPSASSAATTASPVGTYPITVTGGTDNNYNFTYVNGTLTVNKATLTATADNQSRLYGAANPTFTISYSGFVNGDNASVINSAPLATTAATVTSNVGTYPITVSGGTDDNYTFAYVSGTLTINKATVTATAANATKVYQTANPAFTINYTGFVNGENSSVLNTPPVASTTAILSSPVGTYPITVAGGSDDNYTFAYVSGTLTITRATPVVTWNNPSPITYGTALSATQLNATASVAGTFTYVPALGTVLNAGANQVLTVNFSPSDAANYNPVNGTTVQITVNKANPEITWSNPSAITYGTALSATQLNASANVAGTFTYTPAAGTILNAGANQVLSVNFVPTDNANYNAIGATALITVNKATPIVTWSNPAAITYGTPLSATQLNATASVAGSFIYAPGMGTVLNAGANQALSVNFTPTDALNYNSVNGTTVFITVNKATPTVTWNNPAAITYGTLLSATQLNATASVAGTFVYTPPSGTLLNAGADQVLSVNFSPTDLNNYNPVNGTTVLITVNKATPVITWNNPVAITYGTPLSATQLNATANVSGVFVYTPSAGTVLNAGANQILSVNFTPTDAANYNAVTNFQRTITVNKADPVITWANPASIVYGTPLGATQLNATANVPGTFLYTPASGTILNVGVNQTLSLNFTPTDGLNYNSVIGRTALITVTKATPVVTWATPLPIKINEPLSSTQLNATANVAGTFTYTPAIGASFATAGTYTLTTSFTPTDALNYNSVPSTQVQITVNDKDNPNVTWSNPAAITYGTLLSATQLNATASVPGTFTYTPAIGTLLNAGANQTLSVTFVPTNTIDYNTVVRTVQITVNKAVLTATATDRTRVYGAANPSFPITYTGFVNSETISVIDTPPIATCSAIAGDNAGSTFPIIPSGGIDNNYNFNYVNGTLTITKATLTARADDKSRSYGLPNPVFTISYTGFVNGDTESEITAPTAASSATALSNVGSYPITLSGGVSINYNFVLQNGTLTVNPAPLIARPADVSKTYGQATPALTITYSGFLNGDNVSAITQPTVSTTATTTSSVGTYPITLAGGSATNYSIILQSGVLTINKAQLTVTANNQSRVYGAANPSLTFVYAGFVNGENASVIDTPPVTSTSATVLSGVGNYPINVSGGTDNNYNLNYVAGTLTITKKVLTATAANASRTYGAANPTFTITYTGFVNSEDATVIDVLPVASTTATVNSATGTYPITLSGGTDNNYSFSFVSGTLTITKATLIATAENASREFGVANPTFTISYTGFRNGETSAVLDNPPTASTTAIASSPVGTYAITLSGGTDNNYTFTYVSGTLTIVKATPVVTWNNPAAITYGTALSATQLNASVSVAGTFTYTPAIGTILNAGANQVLSVDFTPSNTTNYNSVTGVTVLITVNKATPVITWNNPAAITYGTALSATQLNATANVAGSFVYNPSAGTVLNAGANQVLSVNFTPTDANNYNAVNGTTVQITVNKANPVITWNTPAPITYGTALSATQLNASANVSGTFVYTPAAGTVLNAGANQTLSANFTPTNTNNYNTINGTTVNITVNKATPVITWANPSAITYGTVLSATQLNATANTAGTFTYTPASGTVLNAGANQVLSVNFTPSNTNNFNSVNGTTVLITVNKANPVISWSNPSAINYGTALGATQLNATASVSGTFTYSPPSGTLLNAGANQKLAVRFVPTNTNNYNTIEETAVTITVNKINLTARANNISRVYGLDNPPLTITYTGFVNGELESVLDNKPIASTTATRTSSVSAYPITVSGGADNNYNFVYAAGTLTITKATLTATADNKTKLFGTPNPELTISYTGFANSDDTNDIDEKPTVSTAATVSSPQGGYPITVSGGSDNNYNFTYEQGTLTVTPNFPPTLTSFSIQTPEDVLYTFAYETFADNFSSFSGSPIQYVKVISLPAQGTLFWKGNPVAAGAEIAVESGAINNFVYQPKPEFSGSDSFIWNAFEGVFSAAQNANVSISVVSVNDPPVLSNIELTPVLYSLGDPAIPVSTSILISDIDNANMFSATISIVENFTNGDLLSYRPETGSPITVTYNSAIGMLELTGKDTRANYEAALAKITFSSPVTGAATISDKRIAFVVRDSLDASNVVSRIVSITEVFPEVSIVNAFTPNGDGVNDYWDFVGLDFYSDIEIRVFDRNNSLVFHCQSVDCKWDGRKNGVELSAGPYFYTIYLNGGKRKYQGTVTILK; from the coding sequence ATGAGGAATAGTATTATCCATATCGTTTTTCGATTTGGTATCAGTAGTCTGTTTTTGGGATTAGCAATTGCCACCGCCTTTGCAACAGAGACTGGGCCTGGCTCTAAAAACAGTTTCGCACAAGATATCCAGGTTTCAATTGGCGGATCACCCGTTTCCAGCGGTTATACGGAGGATTTTGGTTCAATTAATTTATTATCCGCTTCGTCAGCTATTACCATCACCATCGAGAATATTGGATCACCGGAAGACCTTACCGTAAACACAATATCGTTAGGCGGTGCCCATACTGCTGATTTTAATTTAACCACATCCGGTTTACCCGTAACACTAGGGCCTGCGGCTACCGCTACTTTTACGATTTCATTTTCACCGCTTTTGAGTGGTGTGCGAACAGCAACAATACAAATAGTTTCCGATGACCCGGATACAAATCCTTTTGTAATTAACCTGGAGGGTACTGGAGTTAAACTGGATCAAACCATCACATTCAATCCATTAAGTTCAGTAACCTTCGGTGATGGAAGCTTTGCATTAAGCGCAACCGCTTCTTCAGGTTTACCTATAAGCTATTCGAGTAGCGATCCTTCGGTGGCCACCATTAGTGGCAATACAGTAACCATAGTAGGAGCGGGAACAACCACTATCACTGCCTCTCAAGTGGGTAATGATACGTATAACGCAGCTCCAGTAGTCAATCAAAATCTTTTGGTTAATAAAGCCACACCGGTAATTACCTGGAATGCACCTTCAGCCATAACGTACGGTACAGCACTAAGTGCGACACAACTGAATGCTGCTGCGAGTGTGGCGGGCACGTTTACGTACACACCCGCCTCGGGTGTTGTGTTGAATGCAGGCGTACAAGTTTTAAGTGTTGATTTTGTTCCGACCGATGCAGCGAATTATAATTCTGTTGCCGGCACTACAGTAAACCTTACAGTGAACAAGGCTACACCAACCGTTACCTGGGCTACACCGGCCGCGATAACGTATGGTACTGCATTAAGTGCCACCCAACTGAATGCTACTGCGAGTGTGGCGGGTACCCTTACCTATACACCAGCTGCGGGCGCTGTGCTGAATGCGGGCGCTCAGGTTTTGAGTGTTGATTTTGTTCCAACCGATGCAGCGAATTACAATGCTGTTGCAGGCACTACGGTAAACCTTACGGTGAATAAAGCAACACCAACCGTTACCTGGGCAACACCAGCCGCGATAACATATGGTACCGCGTTAAGTGCCACGCAACTGAATGCTACCGCCAGTGTGGCGGGTACGTTTACCTATACTCCGGCTGCGGGCGCTGTGCTGAATGCGGGCGCTCAGGTTTTGAGTGTTGATTTTGTTCCAACCGATGCAGCGAATTACAATGCTGTTGCAGGCACTACGGTAAACCTTACGGTGAATAAAGCAACACCAACCGTTACCTGGGCAACACCAGCCGCGATAACGTATGGTACAGCATTGAGTGCCACCCAACTGAATGCTACCGCGAGTGTGGCTGGTACGTTTACCTATACTCCGGCTGCGGGCGCAGTGTTGAATGCAGGCGCTCAGGTTTTAAGTGTTGATTTTGTTCCAACCGATGCAGCGAATTACAATGCTGTTGCAGGCACTACGGTCAACCTTACGGTGAATAAAGCAACACCAACCGTTACCTGGGCAACACCAGCCGCGATAACGTATGGTACTGCATTGAGCGCCACGCAACTGAATGCCACTTCGAGTGTGGCAGGTACGTTTACCTATACTCCGGCTGCGGGCGCTGTGTTGAATGCAGGGGTACAGGTTTTAAGTGTCGATTTTGTTCCAACCAATGCAGCGAATTACAATGCTGTTTCAGGCACTACAGTTAACCTGACAGTGAACAAGGCTACACCAACCGTTACCTGGGCAACACCAGCCGCGATCACGTATGGTACTGCATTGAGTGCTACGCAACTGAATGCCACTTCGAGTGTGGCAGGTACGTTTACCTATACTCCGGCTGCGGGCGCTGTGTTAAATGCAGGGGTACAGGTTTTAAGTGTTGATTTTGTTCCGACCGATGCAGCAAATTACAATTCTGTTGCAGGCACTACGGTAAACCTTACGGTGAACAAGGCTACACCAACTGTTACTTGGGCTACACCAGCCGCGATAACGTATGGTACCCCATTGAGTGCTACGCAACTGAATGCCACTGCGAGCGTGCCGGGTACATTTACCTACACTCCGGCTGCGGGCGCTGTGCTGAATGCAGGCGCTCAGGTTTTAAGTGTTGATTTTGTTCCGACCGATGTAGCGAATTACAATGCTGTTGCAGGCACTACGGTAAACCTTACGGTGAATAAAGCAACACCAACCGTTACCTGGGCTACACCGGCCTCGATAACATATGGTACTGCATTGAGCGCCACGCAACTGAATGCCACTGCGAGTGTGGCGGGTACGTTTACCTACACACCTGCTTCAGGCACTGTTTTGAATGCAGGCAATCAAACGTTGTCTGTGAATTTTACTCCGACAGATGCAGCAAACTACAATATAGTTAACAACACCACTGTGGTATTGGAGGTAACGAAAGCTACCCTTACAGCCACGGCCAATAATCAGAGCCGAACATACGGTGCAGCCAATCCGGCCTTTACAATAAGTTATACAGGTTTTGTTAATGGTGATAACGCGGGTGTACTGAACACCGCCCCAACCGCAGGAAGTACAGCTACAAACGCTTCACCTGTGGGTGCGTATCCGATAACGGTGACGGGTGGTGTAGACGACAATTACAATTTCACCTACGTGAATGGTACCCTAACGATAAACAAAGCTACGCTGACGGCCACGGCTGATAATAGAAGCAAAGCGTATGGCGCTGCAATTCCTGCCTTAACGATTACCTACACCGGATTTGTAAATAGCGAAAATGCAGCAGTGTTAGACACGCCACCTACGGCAACGACCACAGCTACGACTACCAGTAATGTGGGCAGTTACCCGATCACGGTGTCGGGTGGTGTTGACGATAATTATGCATTTAACTATGTATCGGGAACACTCACGATAAACAAGGCCATACTTTCGGCTATAGCCGAAAACAAAACACGCACGTATGGAGCCGCCAACCCGGTGTTTACAATTGCATATACGGGTTTTGTAAATGGTGAAACACCAGCCGTACTGAATACTGCACCGGTTGCTTCTTCAACTGTTACGGCTACTACACCGGTAGGCTCGTACTCAATTTCATTGACGGGTGGATCGGATGATAACTATGACATCGTCAATACAGCGGGCACCATCACGATTACCAAAGCCACACTCACGGTTACCGCTCAGAATGCAAGTCGGGTGTATGGCGCAGCCAACCCTGTTTTTACATTCAATTATTCAGGATTTGTAAATGGTGAGACAGCCGCGGTGCTTACCTCAGTACCCACTGCTTCGACAACAGCCACGCAAACCAGTAATGTAGGCACGTATCCGATCACGGTTTCTGGTGGTACGGCTACCAATTATGATTTTAGTTACAATGCCGGTACGCTTACCATAAATAAGGCAACCGTAACGGCTACTGCTGCCAATGCCAGTAGAGTATACCAGACGGCCAACCCGGTGTTCGTAATCAACTATACCGGTTTTGCGAATGGTGAAGACTTTACCGTGTTAAACACACTGCCTGTAGCCAGCACTACTGCTACACTTTCGAGTTCAGTAGGTACCTATCCAATCACTGTATCGGGTGGAGATGATAACAATTATACATTCAACTATGTAAGTGGCACCTTAACCATTACCAAAGCTACTCCAACTGTTACGTGGAATACGCCTGCACCCATTGTATACGGTACTCCGCTATCGGCCACGCAACTAAATGCCACTGCCAGCGTATCAGGTACATTCGCATATACTCCGTCAGCAGGCACGATATTAAACACCGGCTCCAACCAGGTGTTGTCTGTGAACTTCACACCGACTGATATCACAAACTACAATGTAGTTAACGGCACCACCGTGGTATTGGAAGTAACGAAAGCTACCCTAACCGCCACTGCCAATAATCAGAGTCGCACGTACGGTGCCACCAACCCTGCGTTTACCATAAGCTACAGCGGATTTGTAAATGGCGATACACCGGCAGTATTGGATACCGCGCCATCCGCGAGTAGTGCAGCTACAACCGCCTCACCGGTGGGAACATATCCGATAACCGTTACAGGCGGAACAGATAACAATTACAATTTCACTTACGTGAATGGCACCCTTACGGTGAATAAAGCTACCTTGACCGCCACGGCCGATAATCAAAGCAGGTTATATGGAGCTGCTAATCCGACATTTACAATCAGTTATTCCGGATTTGTGAATGGTGATAATGCATCCGTTATCAATAGTGCGCCTTTGGCTACTACGGCAGCTACAGTTACCAGTAACGTAGGTACTTACCCGATTACCGTGTCAGGTGGAACAGATGATAATTATACGTTTGCTTATGTTTCAGGAACATTGACAATCAACAAAGCAACGGTTACGGCCACTGCTGCAAATGCAACCAAAGTATATCAGACGGCCAACCCGGCATTTACCATTAACTATACGGGTTTTGTGAATGGTGAAAATTCTTCCGTGTTAAACACACCACCTGTTGCCAGCACTACCGCGATACTTTCGAGCCCTGTGGGTACCTATCCAATCACTGTGGCAGGGGGTTCTGATGATAATTATACGTTTGCGTATGTGAGTGGTACGCTTACCATTACCAGAGCAACTCCAGTGGTTACGTGGAATAATCCTTCGCCCATTACCTATGGAACCGCACTGAGTGCAACACAATTAAATGCCACCGCCAGCGTAGCCGGAACATTTACCTATGTACCGGCACTCGGAACTGTACTCAATGCAGGGGCCAATCAAGTGCTTACTGTAAATTTTTCCCCTTCCGATGCTGCCAATTATAACCCGGTAAATGGAACGACTGTTCAGATAACGGTGAATAAGGCCAATCCGGAAATCACCTGGTCAAATCCTTCGGCCATTACGTACGGAACAGCCCTTAGTGCAACGCAATTAAATGCATCTGCCAATGTAGCCGGTACATTCACGTATACACCAGCAGCCGGAACAATCTTAAATGCAGGCGCTAATCAGGTCTTGTCTGTCAACTTCGTGCCAACTGATAATGCGAACTATAATGCTATCGGGGCAACCGCTTTAATTACCGTGAATAAGGCAACTCCTATTGTAACCTGGTCAAATCCTGCAGCGATAACCTACGGTACTCCGCTTTCTGCTACCCAACTTAACGCCACAGCCAGTGTGGCCGGGTCATTCATCTATGCACCCGGAATGGGTACGGTACTTAACGCAGGTGCCAATCAGGCGCTATCCGTTAATTTTACCCCAACGGATGCATTGAATTATAATTCGGTTAATGGTACTACCGTATTTATTACCGTAAACAAAGCAACGCCAACCGTTACCTGGAATAACCCTGCCGCCATTACGTATGGTACGTTGCTCAGTGCCACGCAATTGAATGCCACGGCCAGTGTAGCGGGAACATTTGTTTACACTCCTCCATCCGGTACCTTACTCAATGCAGGTGCTGATCAGGTTTTGTCTGTTAATTTTTCTCCGACTGATCTCAACAACTATAATCCGGTAAACGGAACCACGGTTTTAATCACGGTGAATAAGGCAACTCCGGTAATCACCTGGAATAACCCGGTTGCCATTACCTATGGAACGCCCCTTAGTGCGACACAGCTAAATGCAACTGCCAACGTTTCGGGAGTATTTGTTTATACGCCTTCAGCGGGCACGGTACTGAATGCGGGTGCCAACCAGATATTATCGGTTAATTTTACCCCAACCGATGCAGCTAATTATAATGCTGTAACTAATTTCCAACGTACAATTACCGTAAACAAAGCCGATCCTGTAATTACCTGGGCTAATCCTGCATCCATCGTGTATGGTACACCACTTGGCGCGACTCAACTAAACGCCACCGCAAATGTGCCTGGAACATTTTTATACACACCGGCCAGCGGCACCATATTAAACGTAGGCGTTAATCAGACGTTGTCTTTGAACTTTACACCTACAGATGGGTTGAACTACAATTCCGTTATTGGGCGTACTGCATTAATAACCGTGACCAAAGCAACGCCTGTTGTAACCTGGGCTACACCACTGCCGATTAAAATCAATGAGCCATTATCGTCCACGCAACTCAATGCTACGGCCAATGTAGCGGGCACATTTACATACACACCGGCAATCGGGGCATCATTTGCTACTGCCGGGACGTATACGCTCACGACATCCTTTACACCAACAGATGCATTAAATTATAACTCGGTACCCAGTACGCAAGTTCAGATTACGGTTAATGATAAGGATAATCCGAACGTGACCTGGTCAAATCCTGCGGCCATTACGTATGGTACATTACTCAGCGCTACACAGTTAAATGCGACAGCCAGTGTACCAGGAACTTTCACGTATACACCTGCAATCGGAACCTTATTGAATGCAGGAGCGAACCAAACACTCTCGGTAACATTTGTGCCCACCAATACTATCGATTATAATACAGTAGTACGCACCGTACAAATTACCGTAAACAAAGCTGTGCTCACGGCAACGGCAACAGACAGAACCCGTGTTTATGGTGCCGCTAACCCATCGTTCCCGATTACCTATACGGGGTTTGTAAATAGTGAAACTATCAGTGTGATTGACACGCCACCTATAGCAACTTGCTCGGCCATTGCAGGTGATAATGCAGGAAGCACATTTCCGATCATTCCATCAGGAGGTATAGATAATAATTACAATTTCAACTATGTAAATGGCACGCTTACCATCACAAAGGCTACGTTAACCGCACGCGCAGATGATAAGTCAAGGTCGTATGGTTTGCCGAATCCGGTTTTTACAATCTCCTATACGGGATTTGTGAACGGAGATACAGAAAGTGAAATTACTGCACCAACCGCTGCCTCCAGTGCTACCGCGTTAAGTAATGTTGGAAGCTATCCGATTACGTTAAGCGGAGGGGTATCTATAAATTATAATTTCGTCTTACAAAACGGAACGCTTACTGTCAATCCTGCTCCGCTTATTGCACGACCTGCCGATGTGAGTAAAACGTATGGTCAGGCCACTCCTGCGCTTACCATAACGTATAGTGGCTTTTTGAATGGCGATAATGTGAGTGCCATCACACAGCCAACTGTAAGCACCACCGCTACCACCACCAGTTCAGTGGGCACCTATCCCATTACGCTTGCAGGGGGTAGCGCGACAAATTACAGTATCATATTACAATCCGGAGTGTTAACCATAAATAAAGCTCAGCTTACGGTTACGGCAAACAATCAGTCGCGTGTTTATGGTGCAGCTAACCCCTCATTAACTTTTGTGTATGCCGGTTTTGTGAATGGTGAAAACGCATCTGTGATTGATACGCCTCCGGTTACTTCCACTTCCGCAACGGTACTCAGTGGGGTAGGAAATTATCCAATCAATGTTTCCGGTGGCACAGACAATAACTATAATCTGAACTATGTTGCTGGTACGCTAACCATAACCAAAAAGGTGTTAACGGCAACTGCAGCAAATGCAAGCCGTACTTACGGAGCAGCAAACCCAACTTTCACAATTACATACACCGGCTTTGTCAACTCAGAGGATGCAACAGTAATTGATGTGTTACCGGTTGCCTCCACTACGGCAACGGTAAACAGTGCAACAGGCACTTATCCAATTACCTTAAGTGGTGGTACAGACAATAATTACAGTTTCAGTTTTGTGTCCGGTACGCTGACAATCACAAAAGCAACGCTTATCGCTACAGCTGAGAATGCAAGTCGTGAGTTTGGTGTGGCGAATCCTACCTTTACAATTTCTTATACAGGTTTCAGGAATGGGGAGACTTCAGCGGTGCTGGATAATCCTCCTACGGCTTCTACCACTGCCATTGCTTCCAGTCCGGTGGGCACGTATGCTATTACGCTTTCCGGAGGCACCGATAACAATTACACATTTACGTATGTGAGTGGAACGCTTACCATTGTAAAAGCAACCCCTGTAGTTACCTGGAATAATCCTGCTGCGATAACCTACGGAACAGCCTTAAGTGCTACGCAACTGAATGCTTCTGTAAGTGTAGCGGGAACATTTACCTACACACCTGCGATCGGTACGATTTTAAATGCCGGTGCCAATCAGGTATTAAGCGTAGATTTTACTCCTAGTAACACCACCAACTACAATTCAGTTACAGGCGTTACGGTGTTGATTACGGTGAACAAGGCTACACCGGTAATTACCTGGAATAACCCGGCAGCCATCACCTACGGTACGGCACTTTCTGCTACACAACTAAATGCAACGGCCAATGTGGCGGGAAGTTTTGTGTACAATCCTTCGGCAGGCACAGTTTTAAATGCAGGAGCAAACCAGGTATTGTCAGTTAACTTCACGCCAACAGATGCAAACAATTACAATGCTGTTAATGGTACAACGGTACAGATTACCGTAAATAAAGCCAACCCGGTTATTACCTGGAACACACCTGCACCTATCACCTACGGTACAGCACTTTCAGCAACGCAATTGAATGCATCTGCCAATGTATCGGGTACGTTTGTGTATACGCCTGCCGCAGGAACCGTATTAAATGCCGGTGCCAATCAAACTTTGTCAGCTAACTTCACTCCAACCAATACCAATAATTACAATACGATAAATGGAACTACGGTAAACATTACCGTGAATAAAGCTACCCCGGTAATCACATGGGCTAACCCTTCCGCGATCACCTATGGCACAGTTCTTTCTGCTACACAACTAAATGCCACGGCAAACACAGCGGGTACCTTTACCTATACGCCCGCCAGCGGTACCGTGTTAAACGCAGGTGCTAACCAGGTGTTATCCGTAAATTTCACTCCGTCAAACACCAATAACTTCAACAGTGTGAATGGCACTACGGTTTTAATCACTGTAAATAAGGCAAATCCTGTTATTAGCTGGAGTAATCCATCAGCAATAAATTATGGAACGGCTTTAGGCGCAACACAGCTTAATGCAACTGCTTCTGTGTCCGGAACGTTTACGTATTCACCGCCTTCAGGAACACTGCTTAATGCAGGAGCTAATCAAAAACTGGCTGTTCGGTTCGTGCCAACGAATACCAATAATTACAATACCATTGAAGAGACTGCCGTAACCATTACGGTTAATAAAATCAACCTGACTGCACGTGCCAATAACATCAGCCGTGTTTATGGTTTGGATAACCCTCCATTGACCATAACCTACACAGGCTTTGTAAACGGTGAACTTGAATCGGTATTGGATAACAAGCCTATTGCCAGTACAACCGCAACGAGAACTAGTTCGGTAAGTGCCTATCCGATCACGGTATCCGGGGGTGCGGACAATAATTATAATTTTGTTTATGCAGCGGGTACACTCACCATTACCAAGGCAACGTTAACCGCTACAGCGGATAATAAAACCAAGTTATTTGGTACACCTAATCCTGAATTAACAATCAGTTATACCGGATTTGCCAATAGCGATGATACCAATGATATTGATGAGAAGCCAACTGTTTCTACTGCGGCTACAGTTTCTTCACCACAGGGTGGATATCCGATCACGGTTTCTGGGGGCAGTGATAACAATTACAATTTCACTTATGAGCAAGGTACGTTAACGGTTACGCCTAATTTTCCGCCAACGCTGACTAGTTTTTCTATTCAAACCCCTGAAGATGTGCTGTACACATTTGCGTATGAAACATTTGCAGATAATTTTTCAAGTTTTTCGGGGAGTCCAATTCAGTATGTAAAAGTAATTTCATTGCCCGCTCAAGGCACACTCTTCTGGAAAGGAAATCCAGTGGCTGCGGGTGCCGAAATTGCGGTGGAAAGTGGTGCCATCAATAACTTTGTGTATCAACCAAAACCTGAATTTAGTGGTTCAGATTCCTTTATATGGAATGCATTTGAGGGCGTTTTTTCGGCAGCGCAGAATGCCAATGTGTCGATTTCTGTTGTCAGCGTGAACGATCCTCCTGTGCTAAGCAATATTGAATTGACTCCTGTTTTATACAGCTTGGGTGATCCCGCCATACCGGTGTCGACTTCCATATTGATAAGCGATATCGATAATGCGAATATGTTTTCGGCAACCATTTCGATTGTTGAGAACTTCACGAATGGTGATTTGCTTTCGTACAGACCGGAAACCGGATCGCCCATTACGGTTACATATAATTCAGCTATCGGTATGCTAGAATTAACAGGAAAGGATACACGTGCCAATTATGAGGCTGCGTTAGCAAAAATAACGTTCAGCAGCCCGGTTACTGGTGCTGCTACCATCTCTGATAAGCGAATAGCGTTTGTGGTGCGCGATAGCTTGGATGCCAGCAATGTGGTCAGCAGGATTGTTTCCATCACGGAAGTATTTCCCGAAGTAAGTATTGTCAATGCGTTTACGCCAAATGGTGATGGTGTTAATGACTATTGGGATTTTGTAGGTCTGGATTTTTACTCTGATATAGAGATACGCGTGTTCGATAGAAACAATTCATTGGTATTTCATTGCCAGTCGGTTGATTGCAAGTGGGATGGGAGAAAGAATGGTGTGGAGCTATCCGCTGGCCCATACTTTTATACCATCTATTTGAATGGAGGAAAACGGAAATATCAGGGCACTGTAACGATATTGAAATGA